Proteins encoded together in one Candidatus Zixiibacteriota bacterium window:
- the hisH gene encoding imidazole glycerol phosphate synthase subunit HisH, translated as MIIIVDYGMGNLRSIQNMLKHLNVSSEISSDREIISAASKIILPGVGSFEKAVENIDRLGIRDLLIEKARHEKIPFLGICLGMQLLGDSSEEGTLPGLGLVPGRSAKFNFESNKMKIPHMGWNTVSIIKDDVLFGNMHEDSRFYFVHSYHFVCENETDILTITEYGNNFISAISNENIRGVQFHPEKSHKFGMKLLKNFSELKQDVNDKSYALSVA; from the coding sequence ATGATTATCATCGTTGATTATGGCATGGGCAATTTGCGCTCGATTCAAAATATGCTGAAGCATCTGAATGTCTCCTCTGAGATTTCTTCAGATAGAGAAATAATATCGGCGGCGTCAAAAATAATCCTGCCCGGAGTCGGTTCATTTGAAAAGGCCGTCGAAAATATCGATAGATTGGGAATACGCGATTTGCTGATAGAAAAAGCAAGGCATGAAAAAATCCCATTTCTGGGGATTTGCCTGGGAATGCAACTCCTGGGAGATTCAAGCGAAGAAGGTACACTTCCCGGATTGGGGCTTGTACCAGGACGTTCCGCTAAATTCAATTTTGAATCCAATAAGATGAAAATTCCTCACATGGGCTGGAATACGGTGAGTATTATAAAAGATGACGTTCTTTTTGGTAATATGCATGAAGATTCCCGGTTTTACTTTGTTCATTCCTATCATTTTGTATGTGAAAACGAAACTGATATTCTTACGATAACTGAATACGGCAATAATTTTATTTCAGCTATATCCAATGAAAATATCCGCGGCGTACAGTTTCATCCCGAAAAGAGTCATAAATTCGGAATGAAGCTACTTAAGAATTTCTCGGAGTTGAAACAGGATGTTAATGACAAGAGTTATGCCCTGTCTGTTGCTTGA
- a CDS encoding DegT/DnrJ/EryC1/StrS family aminotransferase, giving the protein MGNSSKNNKCLANVPITLPMFDGNEEREVCEVLRSGWVVQGPKVAEFEKKFASFVNAPNAIAVSSCTTGLHLALRVMGIGPGDEVLLPSFTFVATANSVEYTGAKPVFIDIDPWTFNVNPVSVSVYLNKLKSAGQKLPKAIIPVSLFGLCADMESINEIARKYNLIVIEDAACGMGATRAGNHAGNEADMAVFSFHPRQAITTGEGGMIITKDNDIADKLRVMRNHGASESDIERHIAEGGSLLPEFNSLGYNYRMTDLQGAVGVAQMEKAREIFENRRRAAARYDYFLQDIKGIETPYLPDGYNHAYQSYVCMYKFNAMTGDRYINWDTIENWNTERNRLMKGLQEQGIAARQGTHAVHTLGYYKDKYGYEDHDFPYSYIADRLSIALPIFPQITSGQQGLVVDILNTIVRGLISIGGKKF; this is encoded by the coding sequence TTGGGAAACAGTTCCAAAAATAATAAATGCCTGGCGAACGTTCCTATTACATTACCAATGTTCGATGGAAATGAGGAGCGGGAAGTTTGTGAAGTTCTTCGTTCCGGATGGGTCGTTCAGGGACCAAAGGTCGCGGAATTTGAAAAAAAGTTCGCTTCTTTTGTAAATGCACCCAATGCGATCGCGGTATCTTCCTGTACGACCGGGTTGCATCTGGCTCTCCGGGTAATGGGTATCGGTCCGGGGGATGAAGTTTTATTACCTTCGTTTACTTTTGTCGCAACCGCTAATAGCGTCGAATACACGGGCGCCAAACCTGTTTTTATTGATATAGATCCCTGGACTTTCAACGTCAATCCCGTAAGTGTCTCGGTGTATTTAAACAAATTAAAATCTGCCGGGCAAAAATTACCCAAAGCCATAATTCCGGTTTCGCTTTTTGGTTTGTGCGCCGATATGGAATCCATTAATGAAATCGCGAGAAAGTATAATTTGATCGTGATAGAAGACGCCGCCTGCGGAATGGGCGCTACTCGGGCAGGAAATCATGCCGGAAACGAAGCCGACATGGCTGTATTCAGCTTTCACCCTCGACAGGCAATTACGACCGGTGAGGGTGGAATGATTATCACCAAAGACAATGATATCGCGGATAAATTAAGAGTCATGAGAAATCATGGCGCATCCGAATCAGATATTGAAAGGCACATCGCAGAAGGTGGTTCTCTCTTACCTGAGTTTAATAGTCTGGGATATAATTATCGAATGACTGATTTGCAGGGAGCTGTCGGTGTGGCGCAAATGGAAAAAGCCCGTGAGATTTTTGAAAACAGAAGACGCGCCGCGGCGCGTTACGATTATTTTCTTCAGGATATAAAAGGTATTGAGACGCCGTATTTGCCCGACGGATATAATCATGCTTATCAGTCATACGTTTGCATGTATAAGTTCAACGCCATGACCGGGGACCGATATATTAATTGGGATACTATTGAAAATTGGAATACCGAGCGAAATCGATTGATGAAAGGCTTGCAGGAACAGGGAATCGCGGCTCGACAGGGAACTCACGCGGTTCATACTCTCGGATATTATAAAGACAAGTATGGATACGAGGATCACGATTTTCCGTATTCATATATTGCTGACAGGTTGTCAATCGCCTTGCCGATTTTTCCTCAAATTACTTCCGGCCAGCAGGGGTTAGTAGTCGATATTCTCAATACAATTGTCCGGGGCCTAATAAGCATCGGCGGTAAGAAGTTCTAA
- a CDS encoding HDOD domain-containing protein has translation MTTQLVDSGIEEKIIRVIGGVNNLPTPPIVFSQIQKVLNNPNTSAFDIAAILQEDPAISAKVLKLTNSAYYGLTKEIESVRQAVVIVGMEAIKNLVLSASMFAAFSSSQLDKEFQDVFWRHSLGTAFAARLLAHKLKANMGFDAEAAFSAGMLHDIGKMVISVYMQDDAKKLSELKLQKPDTPDHVLEEEVLGYNHAQIGSLLAKQWKLPHKLQETIMFHHFPQLTESDNNNLPYLIHMSDYLAHYTFDYDAEEDKEFKMATQEGILDYVGTSLDGLVSFSPLLREEYSKSETFMEMAKGL, from the coding sequence ATGACAACGCAGCTTGTCGATTCAGGGATTGAAGAAAAGATCATACGAGTAATCGGAGGAGTAAATAATTTACCTACTCCGCCGATTGTATTTTCTCAAATACAGAAAGTGCTGAACAATCCCAATACTTCGGCATTCGATATCGCCGCAATTCTACAGGAAGATCCGGCGATCTCGGCCAAGGTTTTAAAACTCACCAATTCCGCCTATTACGGATTAACCAAGGAAATTGAATCGGTCCGACAAGCCGTTGTTATCGTCGGCATGGAAGCGATAAAGAATTTGGTATTATCGGCCTCAATGTTCGCAGCTTTCTCAAGCAGTCAATTGGACAAAGAATTTCAGGATGTATTCTGGAGGCATTCACTCGGTACCGCCTTTGCCGCCCGTCTTTTGGCCCATAAATTAAAAGCGAATATGGGCTTTGACGCCGAGGCGGCGTTTTCAGCGGGGATGCTTCACGACATTGGCAAAATGGTTATCTCTGTATATATGCAGGATGACGCGAAAAAACTCAGCGAACTAAAACTTCAAAAGCCGGATACACCGGATCATGTTCTTGAAGAAGAAGTGCTGGGATATAATCATGCCCAGATCGGTTCGCTTCTTGCCAAACAATGGAAATTGCCGCATAAATTGCAGGAAACGATAATGTTCCATCATTTCCCTCAATTGACCGAAAGTGACAACAATAATCTTCCGTATTTGATTCATATGTCGGATTACCTGGCACATTATACTTTTGATTATGATGCCGAAGAAGATAAGGAATTCAAAATGGCCACGCAGGAAGGCATTCTGGATTATGTCGGGACTTCATTAGACGGTTTGGTGTCTTTTTCCCCGTTGCTCCGTGAAGAATACAGCAAGTCGGAAACCTTTATGGAAATGGCAAAGGGTTTGTAA
- a CDS encoding tetratricopeptide repeat protein — MSELLTEAEQLYNQGQIERARERFEELVRSNPRNKEALNNLGVLAYEENKLGDAARYFTQALEIDPFYKDAIFNICGLLRENGNLDAAGSLLEIAVNKYPDDTELAELLDESLQANTSVSDIKESLIGDDEKVSESESVKTLRVLQGTYEIANQSHTISKALQSQGMYSKTLCYYPNYLKYKSDYTLDLASYKNTREAKSHLMKFAEQLVPQFDVFHFHFGTTLTLDYSDLPILQKADKKIVTHYWGSDVRLMSKAQEFNSYIKVKGDNEAGIIRNMESMAKYVSHCIVGDEELYQYVKDYFEHVHIIRAAIDLDKYVAPENKKENEKFLIVHAPTDSDIKGSTFIQQAVDDLKEDYDFEYRLIKGMSHEEAKKNYAEADLIVDELHCGSYGLLSIETMAMEKPVITWICDFMKEKYPPELPIISANQETVKDKIKYALDNRDELKEIGQRGRAYVEKYHDMNKIARQLMELYQEI; from the coding sequence ATGTCTGAGTTACTTACAGAAGCCGAACAGCTTTATAATCAGGGGCAAATCGAAAGAGCCAGGGAACGATTTGAAGAGCTTGTCCGGAGCAATCCCCGCAACAAAGAGGCGCTTAATAATCTTGGTGTCCTGGCCTATGAAGAAAACAAATTAGGCGATGCCGCCCGATATTTTACTCAGGCATTGGAAATAGATCCGTTCTATAAGGACGCTATCTTTAATATCTGTGGTTTACTCCGTGAAAATGGGAATCTTGACGCCGCCGGATCATTACTTGAAATCGCCGTAAATAAATATCCAGATGACACCGAGTTGGCCGAGCTACTGGATGAATCGCTACAGGCAAACACCTCCGTTTCGGATATAAAAGAATCATTAATCGGTGATGATGAAAAAGTTTCGGAATCCGAATCAGTAAAAACTCTCAGGGTTTTGCAGGGTACATACGAAATCGCCAATCAGAGTCATACGATTTCCAAGGCTCTTCAAAGTCAGGGTATGTATTCCAAAACGCTCTGCTATTACCCCAATTACCTGAAATATAAATCAGACTATACCCTTGATCTTGCCTCATATAAGAACACCCGGGAAGCGAAGTCGCATCTTATGAAATTTGCCGAGCAATTAGTCCCGCAATTTGATGTTTTTCATTTTCACTTTGGAACAACCCTGACCCTCGATTATTCTGATTTGCCGATATTGCAGAAAGCGGACAAAAAGATAGTCACTCATTACTGGGGCAGTGATGTGAGATTAATGTCCAAAGCACAAGAATTCAATTCTTATATAAAAGTCAAAGGCGATAACGAAGCAGGCATCATTCGCAACATGGAATCGATGGCCAAATATGTTTCGCATTGCATTGTCGGCGATGAGGAGTTGTATCAATATGTCAAAGATTATTTCGAGCATGTCCATATAATTCGCGCGGCGATAGACCTCGATAAATATGTGGCGCCAGAAAATAAAAAAGAAAATGAGAAATTCCTGATCGTTCATGCCCCCACCGATTCGGATATCAAGGGCTCGACCTTTATTCAGCAGGCGGTTGATGATCTCAAGGAAGATTATGATTTTGAATATCGTTTGATTAAAGGCATGTCGCATGAAGAGGCTAAGAAAAATTATGCCGAAGCTGATTTGATTGTCGATGAACTTCATTGCGGCAGTTACGGCCTTTTGTCAATTGAGACAATGGCGATGGAAAAGCCGGTAATAACCTGGATATGCGATTTTATGAAAGAAAAATATCCGCCCGAACTGCCGATCATATCGGCCAATCAGGAAACAGTTAAGGATAAAATAAAGTACGCTCTGGATAATCGAGATGAGCTCAAAGAGATTGGGCAGCGGGGCAGAGCCTACGTAGAAAAATATCATGATATGAATAAGATAGCCCGGCAATTGATGGAGTTATATCAGGAAATATAG
- a CDS encoding AglZ/HisF2 family acetamidino modification protein, with protein MLMTRVMPCLLLDDGRLVKTIKFKSSRYVGDPINALKIYNGKEVDELILLDITATRQNRKPPFNIIEEVASECFMPVAYGGGIRNIEDMKKIFSLGIEKISINSYAAENPDFIKEAAYTFGSQSVIVSIDVKRNAFGKYRVMTHGGTQNTKYDPVKYAQMFESHGAGEIIINSINRDGTFEGYGINLLKSVTSAVSIPVIALGGAGCVNDIVRAVKEGGASAAAAGSLFVYQGKGLGVLINFPQREELEAGLKNG; from the coding sequence ATGTTAATGACAAGAGTTATGCCCTGTCTGTTGCTTGATGATGGGCGCCTGGTAAAAACAATAAAATTCAAAAGTTCTCGGTATGTCGGTGATCCGATTAATGCCCTGAAGATTTATAACGGCAAAGAAGTCGATGAACTTATTCTTCTCGATATTACCGCGACTCGGCAAAACCGTAAACCGCCTTTTAATATCATAGAAGAAGTCGCTTCGGAATGTTTTATGCCGGTTGCTTACGGTGGAGGGATTAGAAATATCGAGGATATGAAAAAGATTTTCTCTCTGGGTATCGAAAAGATATCGATCAATAGTTATGCCGCGGAAAATCCGGATTTTATAAAAGAGGCGGCCTATACTTTCGGTTCACAGAGTGTCATCGTTTCAATTGATGTCAAAAGGAATGCGTTCGGTAAATATCGCGTTATGACGCATGGGGGAACACAAAACACCAAATATGATCCGGTCAAATATGCTCAAATGTTTGAATCACATGGGGCCGGGGAAATAATAATAAATTCTATAAATCGTGATGGAACTTTTGAAGGATATGGTATCAATCTTTTGAAGAGCGTCACTTCAGCCGTGTCGATACCAGTCATTGCCCTGGGCGGCGCGGGTTGCGTTAATGATATTGTCAGGGCGGTCAAAGAAGGCGGAGCATCGGCTGCCGCAGCCGGAAGTCTATTTGTTTATCAGGGAAAAGGTTTGGGTGTCCTGATAAATTTCCCTCAACGGGAAGAATTGGAAGCAGGATTAAAAAATGGATAG
- a CDS encoding acyltransferase yields the protein MNFSGTNKYSTHGDGNFSPDDFGGLGRNVIFENGVLVFHAENISIGDNVYVGHNAILKAYYKNEMIIGSDTWIGQGCFFHSAGGIKIGRAVGIGPGVKILASAHDDRIMEIPVMHNDLKFAPVKIGDGADIGVGSIILPGVKIGQGAIIGAGSVVTRDVLDYAVVAGTPAKLMRMRKESVLV from the coding sequence ATGAATTTTTCGGGCACAAATAAATATTCGACGCACGGCGATGGCAACTTTTCTCCCGATGATTTCGGAGGATTAGGTCGGAATGTCATTTTCGAAAATGGGGTATTGGTTTTCCACGCGGAAAATATTTCTATCGGTGATAATGTCTATGTCGGCCATAACGCTATCCTGAAAGCATACTATAAAAATGAGATGATAATAGGATCCGATACCTGGATTGGCCAGGGATGTTTTTTCCATAGCGCCGGCGGCATTAAAATCGGCCGCGCCGTTGGAATCGGTCCGGGGGTGAAGATATTGGCTTCGGCTCACGACGATAGAATCATGGAAATACCGGTTATGCATAATGATTTAAAATTCGCACCGGTAAAAATTGGAGATGGAGCCGATATCGGAGTGGGTTCGATAATCTTACCCGGAGTCAAAATTGGTCAGGGGGCGATCATCGGCGCCGGATCGGTCGTGACTCGGGATGTTCTCGATTACGCCGTGGTCGCGGGAACTCCGGCCAAATTGATGCGGATGCGAAAGGAATCGGTCCTGGTATGA
- a CDS encoding N-acetyl sugar amidotransferase → MDSNMQVCARCIYDERIPNIKFDNEGICNYCRESEELEKEFPTGDKGWEILKKIAEEIKRKGRDKKYDVVVGVSGGCDSSYLLYLAKEKLGLRPLAVHFDNTWDSKIAVENIYRVTKKLNIDLYTHFVDNKEYNDIYKSFFKASVPEIDTPADIGLITTLYMAAAKFGIKYIMDGHSFRSEGISPQGWFYMDARYIERIQKKFGHRKIKTLPLLKLWRWMKWAMVNRIKRIRPLWYLDYNKKEVKEFLINEYDWQWYGGHHMENRSAYFANNYYLPEKFEIDLRFCEYSALIRAGRMSREEALRKITEEKPFDKDILAEIKKRLSFSDDEFENVMNQPKKTFLDYPTYKPTFERYRRLFWVMYKLDLAPKSFYVKYTKKHTAEEIQTIRNIGKIPLPWHTKPDVKIDEPISETRISELV, encoded by the coding sequence ATGGATAGCAATATGCAGGTATGTGCCAGATGTATATATGACGAACGTATTCCCAATATCAAATTCGATAATGAAGGGATTTGCAATTATTGCCGGGAAAGCGAAGAGTTGGAAAAAGAATTCCCGACTGGGGATAAGGGTTGGGAAATCCTGAAAAAAATCGCGGAAGAGATAAAACGTAAAGGCCGGGACAAAAAATACGATGTCGTCGTCGGAGTCAGCGGCGGATGTGATTCGTCATATCTTTTATACCTGGCCAAAGAAAAATTGGGACTCCGTCCGCTCGCGGTCCATTTTGACAATACCTGGGATTCAAAAATCGCCGTTGAAAATATCTATCGTGTCACCAAAAAACTAAATATCGATTTATATACTCATTTCGTTGACAATAAGGAATACAATGACATTTACAAATCGTTTTTCAAAGCATCGGTACCCGAAATTGATACTCCGGCCGATATCGGCCTGATTACGACCTTATACATGGCGGCGGCGAAATTCGGAATAAAATATATTATGGACGGCCATTCGTTTCGCTCCGAGGGTATCTCGCCGCAAGGCTGGTTTTACATGGACGCCCGATATATTGAACGCATTCAAAAGAAATTCGGCCACCGGAAAATTAAGACCCTGCCACTTTTGAAATTGTGGAGATGGATGAAATGGGCTATGGTCAATCGAATAAAAAGAATCCGGCCATTATGGTATTTGGATTACAATAAAAAGGAAGTCAAAGAATTTTTAATAAACGAATATGACTGGCAATGGTATGGCGGCCATCACATGGAAAATCGCTCGGCCTATTTCGCCAATAACTATTATCTCCCTGAGAAATTTGAAATCGATCTGCGCTTTTGCGAATATTCGGCGCTCATTCGCGCCGGACGAATGAGCAGGGAAGAGGCTCTCCGGAAAATCACCGAAGAAAAACCGTTTGACAAAGATATCCTCGCGGAAATCAAAAAACGGCTGAGTTTCAGTGACGATGAATTTGAAAATGTAATGAATCAACCGAAAAAGACTTTCCTGGATTATCCCACATATAAACCAACTTTTGAACGATACCGCCGGCTCTTTTGGGTAATGTATAAGCTGGATCTGGCACCAAAGAGCTTTTATGTCAAATACACCAAAAAACATACTGCCGAGGAAATTCAAACGATTCGGAACATTGGAAAAATCCCTTTGCCGTGGCATACAAAGCCAGACGTGAAAATTGATGAACCTATATCAGAGACGAGAATTTCGGAATTAGTTTAA
- a CDS encoding NAD-dependent epimerase/dehydratase family protein — translation MTPHQYSTNLSSQAIPIIGKKIFITGGAGFIGSTLAGRLLDKNEVIIYDNLRRNSIKDRPYINHSNLSMINGDILDYKAMVDAMHGSHIIIHCAAVAGIDTVIQKPTETMRVNMVGTAKVLDAARTVPELERLVYFSTSEVFGQSAFRSEEGDTTHIGAVGEARWTYAVSKLAGEHLAKAFHQEYGMPTVTVRPFNIYGPGQVGEGALSTFIKLALRDEDIFVQGEGNQIRAWCYVDDFIEGLMLAMTMPNAIGESFNIGNARAVITVFGLAQTVVRVLNSTSKIRFVPHPGPDVELRIQSVNKAKELFGFESSVDLEEGILRTAEYLSSLPEHKDSMNAVKNVSELVAV, via the coding sequence ATGACGCCTCATCAATATTCAACGAATCTATCCAGTCAGGCGATCCCTATTATCGGGAAAAAGATATTTATTACCGGAGGGGCCGGGTTTATCGGCTCTACCCTGGCGGGACGGTTGCTCGATAAAAACGAAGTCATCATATACGATAACCTGAGACGTAACTCAATTAAAGACCGCCCCTATATAAATCACTCAAATTTGAGTATGATCAACGGTGATATTCTGGATTATAAGGCTATGGTTGATGCGATGCACGGTTCTCATATAATTATCCATTGCGCCGCGGTGGCGGGGATTGATACGGTCATTCAAAAACCGACCGAAACGATGCGAGTGAACATGGTCGGCACGGCCAAAGTACTCGATGCCGCTCGAACGGTTCCCGAATTGGAACGACTCGTATATTTTTCAACCAGCGAGGTTTTCGGACAATCGGCTTTTCGTTCCGAAGAAGGTGACACGACGCATATCGGGGCTGTCGGGGAGGCCCGATGGACGTACGCTGTCAGCAAACTGGCCGGTGAACATCTGGCCAAAGCGTTTCATCAGGAATATGGTATGCCGACCGTTACGGTACGACCGTTCAATATTTACGGTCCGGGGCAGGTCGGCGAGGGAGCATTGTCTACTTTCATTAAGCTTGCCTTACGAGATGAAGATATTTTTGTACAGGGCGAAGGCAATCAGATTCGAGCCTGGTGTTATGTTGATGATTTTATTGAAGGCCTGATGCTGGCGATGACCATGCCCAATGCAATCGGTGAATCATTTAATATCGGAAACGCTCGCGCCGTAATTACTGTTTTTGGGTTGGCCCAGACCGTCGTCAGGGTCTTAAATTCAACATCAAAAATTCGCTTTGTCCCACATCCCGGGCCGGATGTTGAGCTTCGCATCCAATCGGTTAATAAGGCCAAGGAATTATTTGGATTTGAATCCAGCGTTGATCTTGAAGAAGGAATATTACGGACGGCCGAATATTTAAGTTCACTTCCCGAACACAAAGATTCCATGAATGCCGTAAAAAATGTAAGTGAATTAGTAGCCGTGTAA